The Microcystis aeruginosa NIES-843 sequence TCCAACAAAGTCCGAAAGCTATGCACAGGAAAGTTCTCTTGATTCCGTTTTTTTCTCTCTTTAGATTGCACCGATTCACTGCGACTCGCCTTAATCACATCAACGGAGCTATCATCAATTTCTTCATCCTCAAATAATAAAGGAGCCAAGCACTGTTTTAAATGCCATTCCACATAATAAGCCAACATACATAAAAAGATATGAGCCTTGACTCTATCACCCTTATAATGATAGATAGGACGTACCTTTAAATCAATTGACTTATAACAGCGAAATGCCTCCTCCACTTGAGACAAACTTTTATAAGCTTTAACCGTCGTCGCTGCATCCATCAAAGTTGACTCCAGAGAAGTTCTTAACACATACACACCATCTAAGGCCGTTTCTTGAGCGATTAATTCCCGCTTACGCTGATAAGAAAAGCCTTCTTCTGTTATCTCTAGGTTATAGTATTTATTGACCTTAAACTGATGAAGAATCTTGCCCACTCTCAAAGCTATCTTATCTTGACCCTTTAAAGCTCTTTTCTCCCTTTGAGTCGCCTGAACAATCAAATCTAGTTCCTTCTCTACCGCTTCTAATAATGCCTCTCTTTGTAGTTGATTTTTCTGGGCAATGAAGGGATTCCGACAAGCAATTAATCTTTCATCGGGATAATCTTCACTCTCAAATTCCACCAAGTTTACCTGCTCAAATAATCCTAATTGAATCACTTCTACCTCAGCCAGTTTCCGAATTTGAGGCTTAGTTAAACCAGTAATATAGTCTAATCCTTCTAGCGGTTTTACTAATTCCTTGATTTTCGAGTTGGTGAAAATTCCTCTATCGCTTACCCAGACCACATTCTCAATCCCCCAACCCTTTCTGACTTTCTCAATTTGTCCGCTTAAAGTAGCACCGTCTGAGGTGTTTCCTTCAAATACTTCTACCGCTATCGGACAACCCTTGGCTGAACAGAGCAGACCAAAAACTATCTGAATTTTCCCTTTCTTTTTATCTCGATTATCACCATATTTTCCCAGTTCACAACCATTTCCTTCTAGGTAGGTAGAAGTGACATCATACAAGACTAATGTTCCTGATTCTAAGTGTTTAAGTGCTAGGTGCTTCTCAATTTTATCTTGTTTTTCTAATAACCAATCTAAGGCGTTATATAATTCGTCTTCATCGGCTTTCTCTAAGTCTAACAATTGTCCTAAACTCTGACTACAAGTCTCACTATTAAACCCTCTCGCTGTGGCTAGTTTCGATTTAGGATTGATGATTCTTGCCACAATCATCGCCACTACTAAGTTTCTGATTCGTGAGGATTTTTCACTGATTATTTTATCTAAACCTAATTTTTTAATCGTCTCTAAAATAGCCATCACATGACCATGAGGAAGACTTCTAATCACTTCAAAATGATTGGGAATGCCTTCATTCATGGACAGTGTTGCCCCTTTAAGAGCCAGTTTCAGATTGTCGATAATATCATCGGGTAATTTTGAGAGATTGGCAAGGGTTCTTTTTTTGACTTGTTCTCCTTCTCGGTAGGACTCTCGAAGAAGAACGGCGGGGGGGGAATTACGGTTAGGAACTTTTTCTATATACATGGCTATCATTCTAGCAAATAGAGAGAATTCTTGTCCATTAAGAAATGTTACAAATTACATGGGTACATTAAGAAAAGTTAATGGGTGTATCCATTGATAGATAAGGGTTTTCGGCTATTATGGTATATATGTATGGGGGAAGTTCAGATTTTAGTCGCGACTTTTTCTTCTCTTCTCGCAATAAACCATGAAGATGGTAAGCTAAACGGCGCTTAACCTGCATGATCCAACAGCTATAACCCTTTTGGAGTCTATATCGGTGATCCGAAGTAAAAGCCGTTTAGCTTATGACATCAACTATGGGAATACTTGGAGCCATTGTAGGTTATCTTTTTGGTATTAAGTAAGCTAAACGGCGCTTAACCTGCATGATCCAACAGCTATAACCCTTTTGGAGTCTATATCGGTGATCCGAAGTAAAAGCCGTTTAGCTTACCTAAGCAAAATTAATTACACATCTAAGCCACTACTCCGTCAGACTTCTGGTGTGAGGAAACAGTGAACTGAAAACTCAAATCCGATCCCTAATAGCTGTCTCCCGTCTCCCGTCTCCCGTCTCGGAGTCTCCTGTCTCCTGTCTCGGAGTCTCCTGTCTCGACTAGGAAATTAATTTTGCACGACTACTTAATAGATCTCTTGCAAAAGTAATCAAGATATATCCTTTTGTCGGTAACGAAGTTCGTAATTGTAGATACCAGCAATCAAATTCAATCTCAGACCAAATCGCCGTCTGCGATTTCTGTATCTTGATGAAAGTATCCGAAATATTTTGAGACGACGATGAATATGTTCTATAACTATGCGCCGTTGTGATAACTGACGATTGGCTTTTTTTTGCTCTTTACTTAGTTTTTCTTTTTTCTTTTTTTTATGAGGAATTTGACTGTTTTGATGGATTTTCTGAATTCCTTGATAGCCTTTATCCCCTAATATTTCTATTTCCTTATTTAACCTTATTTTGCTCTCTTTCCACAGTCGAAAATCATGGACTCTTCCTTTCTCACAACGGACACAGATTACCTGCTCGCTTTTTTGATCGGCAACGACTTGCGACTTTAATGTGTGGTATCCCTGCTTGCCACTATAGCATGATTTCTGTTTTTTTTTGGGTCTTTCTATCTCCTGTTTTGACACATCCACCACTATTACTTCTATTTCACTATTACTTTCTAATAGGGCTTTTTTTTCAGGTAGATTAAACAGACCTGATTTGATGAGAATATTCTCTACTTTCCTAACAATTCTATACGCCGTTGATTCGTTAACACCCCAACTATTTCCCAGATGAAAATAGGTGCGATATTCTCGCCAATATTCTAATGTTATTAGTAGTTGGTCTTCCGTACTCAATTTGCTAGGCCTACCTGTCTTTTTTTGCCAAACTTTTTCTGCCTTTAGGACTGTTACCATATCCTTAAATGTATCTGGATACACGACCCACAAACGTTTGAACTCTGTTGGCTTTAAAGTTTTTACTTGTTCGTAAGTCATCTTTCAATCTTAACTCTTGGACTATTTTATCCTATTTTGTCTAGACTTATGCAAGAGATCTAATGAATAGCTTAAGGAGCATTGCTGATCTCTACGATCATTGTTCCTTGACGTAGTTGTTCTAAAGCATCAGGTAAAGTAGCTGACAGCAATTGCCGCAGATTCCGATTCGTGACATTACCACAGGTCAACCATAAAATTTGGGGAGGTGTTCCCAGGCGACAGACCAAATCAATGAAGTCGCTATCTTTAGTCATAATCACGGCATTTTCGGCTCGCGCTGCTTCAAAGATATTGATGTCTTGAGCATCTCGAAGGGACAAGTCTCGTAGAGCAGACGCTTCTAAACCAAAAGTCGCTGATAACCAGTTCGCCAGCGTTGGAGGTAGTTGGGCATCAATCCAAATTTTCATGCCGTTAGTCTGGGGAAATCAGTACGGCGAGCTGCAAAAAGCAAACAAGCTTGGATATCTGCTAGTTCCAAATCGGGGAAGTCTTCTAAAATTTCATTAATGCTAACGTTCTCAGCCAACATTTCTAAAATATCAGTCACTCGAATTCGCATCCCTCGGATGCAAGGACGACCACCACACTGACCAGGTGTTTGAGTAATGCGGGTAAGCAAGCTAACTGTTGAGTTCATGGGGCGAATCTTTAAAGTATTTAATCT is a genomic window containing:
- a CDS encoding IS5 family transposase, which codes for MTYEQVKTLKPTEFKRLWVVYPDTFKDMVTVLKAEKVWQKKTGRPSKLSTEDQLLITLEYWREYRTYFHLGNSWGVNESTAYRIVRKVENILIKSGLFNLPEKKALLESNSEIEVIVVDVSKQEIERPKKKQKSCYSGKQGYHTLKSQVVADQKSEQVICVRCEKGRVHDFRLWKESKIRLNKEIEILGDKGYQGIQKIHQNSQIPHKKKKKEKLSKEQKKANRQLSQRRIVIEHIHRRLKIFRILSSRYRNRRRRFGLRLNLIAGIYNYELRYRQKDIS
- a CDS encoding IS1634 family transposase: MYIEKVPNRNSPPAVLLRESYREGEQVKKRTLANLSKLPDDIIDNLKLALKGATLSMNEGIPNHFEVIRSLPHGHVMAILETIKKLGLDKIISEKSSRIRNLVVAMIVARIINPKSKLATARGFNSETCSQSLGQLLDLEKADEDELYNALDWLLEKQDKIEKHLALKHLESGTLVLYDVTSTYLEGNGCELGKYGDNRDKKKGKIQIVFGLLCSAKGCPIAVEVFEGNTSDGATLSGQIEKVRKGWGIENVVWVSDRGIFTNSKIKELVKPLEGLDYITGLTKPQIRKLAEVEVIQLGLFEQVNLVEFESEDYPDERLIACRNPFIAQKNQLQREALLEAVEKELDLIVQATQREKRALKGQDKIALRVGKILHQFKVNKYYNLEITEEGFSYQRKRELIAQETALDGVYVLRTSLESTLMDAATTVKAYKSLSQVEEAFRCYKSIDLKVRPIYHYKGDRVKAHIFLCMLAYYVEWHLKQCLAPLLFEDEEIDDSSVDVIKASRSESVQSKERKKRNQENFPVHSFRTLLEDLGTICLNTVECTIREGSYRFSKITRPTQLQQKALDLLGVSLICTQ
- a CDS encoding DUF5615 family PIN-like protein — translated: MKIWIDAQLPPTLANWLSATFGLEASALRDLSLRDAQDINIFEAARAENAVIMTKDSDFIDLVCRLGTPPQILWLTCGNVTNRNLRQLLSATLPDALEQLRQGTMIVEISNAP
- a CDS encoding DUF433 domain-containing protein; this translates as MNSTVSLLTRITQTPGQCGGRPCIRGMRIRVTDILEMLAENVSINEILEDFPDLELADIQACLLFAARRTDFPRLTA